The DNA region CGGCGCGGGTATACGCGTCGGTGGCGCTGGTGTAGTCGCCCAGCGCGACGTACGCGTCGGCCAGGGCGCGCCAGTTCGCAGCGGTGGGGTTCAGGGCGGCGGCCTGCGCGAACGCCCGGGCGGCGGCGCCGGGGTCGCCGGCGCGGGTGGCCTGCACGCCCAGCGCGTACCAGCCGTCGGCCTTGCGGGGCAGGACGGCCGGGAACGCGAACGTGCCGGCGTGGGCCGTGCCGGACAGCAGGGTGCCGGTCAGGAGGGGCGCGGCGGGAGAGAGCAGGGCGGCGAGGAGCAGCGCGGGACGGGCCGGGACGTTCACGGGCCGCATCCTATGGTGGGGCCTGGCGGGCCGGGCGTGCGGGACTTCACCGGGTCAGTTCGCGGTCAGGTTGGCCGGATGCTTTACGCTGCGGGGCATGCTGACGTTCGCTGAAGCGGCCCGCCGTGCCGAAGCGGAGGTGGGGGCGGAAACGCACCGGCTTGCCGCGCACGGCGTGACCGGCATGCTGATTCCCGCCACGTTCGAGGAAGGTTATTACCGGCAGGCGAATCTGCCCGAGCAGCTGCGCCGGCTGTTCGCGCCCGTGAACCCGCACCGCATCGATGAGGACGCCCTGGAGCCGCTGACCGTGCAGGCGCAGGCGCTGGTGCGCACCAGTGCCCTGCTGGACGACGCGGTGCAGATCTTCTACCGCGCGCTCGGCAACGCCGGCCTGAGCCACGGGGAGATGCACGCCCGTCGGCCCGGGGTGACGCGCGCGCAGACGGCCACCGTGACGCCGCCCGGCACGGCTGCCCTGCACGCCGTGAAGCGGCTCTGGGCCGACGACTGGTCCTTCGACGCGGTCCTCGCGCGGCTGGACGACACGGGCAGCATCGCCCTGGACGCCCGGCCCACGCTGCTGCTGGCCGGTCCGCCCGGCACGCCCGACTCGGCCCGCGCGGCCGAACTGGGGGTCCCGGTGGCCCTGGTGAACGCGGCCGGGCTGGTCGGCCTGCCCTGAACGGCCCGCCCGCGGCGGTGCGGTAGCCTCCTGCCATGCAGGCACACGAGCTCACCCGCCCGGGCGCGTACCCGGGCCTGAACCTCACGCTTCATGACGGCGGCATCCTGGAGGTCGTGATCGCCAACGAGCGCACGCTGAACAGCGTGGACCGCGGCGGGCACCAGTCCCTGACCCGCATCTGGCGCGATATCGACGCCGCGCAGGGCGTGCGCTGCGTCCTGATCCGCGGGGAGGGCCGCGGCTTTTCCAGCGGCGGGGACTTCGAACTGATCGAGGAGATGGCCTCGGACTTCACGGCCCTGGCCCGCGTGTGGCGGGAAGCGCGGGACCTCGTGTACAACGTCATCAACTGCGGCAAACCCATCGTGAGCGCCATTCACGGGCCCTGCGTGGGCGCGGGCCTCGCAGTGGCGCTGCTCGCGGACGTCAGCGTGGCCGCAAAAAGCGCCCGGATTCTGGACGGGCACGTGCGCCTGGGCGTGGCCGCCGGGGACCACGCCGCGATCATCTGGCCGCTGCTGTGCGGTCTGAACAAGGCCAAGTACCACCTCATGACCGGTGAGCCTGTGTCCGGCGAGGAGGCCGAACGCATCGGGCTGGTCAGCCTGTGCGCCGAGGACGATCAGTACCTGGAGCGCGCCTGGAAGGTCGCCCGGCAGCTCGCCGCCGGCAGCCCCACCGCCGTGCGCTGGACGAAGTACGCCCTGAACAACTGGCTGCGCGCCATGGGCCCCACCTTCGACGCCAGCCTCGCCCTGGAGTTCCTGGGATTCACCGGCCCTGACGTGAGGGAAGGCCTGGCGAGCCTGCGCGAGAAACGCCCCCCGACCTTCATGGAGGACGCCCCC from Deinococcus ficus includes:
- a CDS encoding enoyl-CoA hydratase/isomerase family protein, whose translation is MQAHELTRPGAYPGLNLTLHDGGILEVVIANERTLNSVDRGGHQSLTRIWRDIDAAQGVRCVLIRGEGRGFSSGGDFELIEEMASDFTALARVWREARDLVYNVINCGKPIVSAIHGPCVGAGLAVALLADVSVAAKSARILDGHVRLGVAAGDHAAIIWPLLCGLNKAKYHLMTGEPVSGEEAERIGLVSLCAEDDQYLERAWKVARQLAAGSPTAVRWTKYALNNWLRAMGPTFDASLALEFLGFTGPDVREGLASLREKRPPTFMEDAPL